The sequence TCGCCAAGGTCCGCGAGACCATCACCTCCCTCAGCTGACCCCGCGTGCGGGCGGCCCCCACCGGGCCGCCCGCACCGTCCGGTGCACCGCCGCCAGCAAGCCCCCTCCCCCGTGAGACGTGATCCTCGCCGGGAGCGGGTCCGCAGACCGGAGAAACCCCATGGACATACCCACGACCCCCGCCCCCGGCGGCCCGCCCGCCGCCCCACCGACTCCCGCAGCCCCGCAGCCCGGCCCCGTCCGTCCGAAGGACGACGGCAGGAGGGCGGAGCCCGGGAAGGCGCGCGGTTCCCGCCACCTCGGCGACCGCGTCTTCCTCGGCCTCTCGCGCGGCTCCGGCATCCTCCTCCTCGTCGTGATGGCGGCCATCGCCGTCTTCCTCGCCTACCGTTCCTCGCTGATCCTCACGAAGAACCACGGCAACTTCTTCACGACCTTCGAGTGGAACCCGACCGCGATGCCGCCGGTCTTCGGCATCGCCGTGCTCGCCTTCGGCACGGTCGTCTCCTCGGTCATCGCGATGGCCCTCGCCGTGCCCGTCTCGGTCGGCATCGCGCTCTTCCTCACGCACTACGCCCCCCGCGCCGCGCGCGGCCCCATCAGCTACGTCATCGACCTGCTCGCCGCCGTGCCGTCGATCGTGTACGGACTCTGGGGCGCCCTCGTCCTCGTGCCGCACCTCAACGGGCTCTTCGGCTGGCTCGACCAGTACCTCGGCTGGACCGGGATCTTCTCCTGGCAGGGCGGCGCGCCGCGCTCACTCCTGACCGTCGGCATCCTGCTCGCGATCATGATCCTGCCGATCGTGACCAACGTGAGCCGCGAGGTCTTCCGGCAGGTCCCGCAGGCGCACGAGGAGGCCGCGCTCGCGCTCGGCGCGACGCGCTGGGAGGTGGTCCGCACCGCGGTCCTGCCCTTCGGCCGCTCCGGCGTGATCTCCGCGTCGATGCTCGGCCTCGGCCGCGCGCTCGGCGAGACGATGGCCGTCGCGACCGTGCTCTCGCCGGGCTTCACCATCCAGTCGAGCCTCCTCGACCCGGGCGGCGGCACCTTCGCGCAGAACATCGCGAGCAAGTTCAGCGAGGCCAGCGTCGAGGGCCGTGACGCGCTCATCGCCTCCGGGCTCGTCCTCTTCGTCATCACGCTCCTCGTCAACGGAGCCGCGCGGGCCATCATCGCCCGCCGCAAGGAGTACTCGGGGGCCGACGCATGAGCCACGACCAGA comes from Streptomyces sp. Tu6071 and encodes:
- the pstC gene encoding phosphate ABC transporter permease subunit PstC; this translates as MDIPTTPAPGGPPAAPPTPAAPQPGPVRPKDDGRRAEPGKARGSRHLGDRVFLGLSRGSGILLLVVMAAIAVFLAYRSSLILTKNHGNFFTTFEWNPTAMPPVFGIAVLAFGTVVSSVIAMALAVPVSVGIALFLTHYAPRAARGPISYVIDLLAAVPSIVYGLWGALVLVPHLNGLFGWLDQYLGWTGIFSWQGGAPRSLLTVGILLAIMILPIVTNVSREVFRQVPQAHEEAALALGATRWEVVRTAVLPFGRSGVISASMLGLGRALGETMAVATVLSPGFTIQSSLLDPGGGTFAQNIASKFSEASVEGRDALIASGLVLFVITLLVNGAARAIIARRKEYSGADA